A single window of Cytobacillus dafuensis DNA harbors:
- a CDS encoding YqzH family protein, translating into MDRKFIFKMIQSCLKQYNESVSFGSVEFEEMYQKINLMKESEKESDLHDIVNDVVYGYITDSPYF; encoded by the coding sequence ATGGATAGGAAGTTCATATTTAAAATGATCCAAAGCTGCCTAAAACAATACAATGAGTCTGTATCGTTTGGCAGCGTGGAATTTGAGGAAATGTATCAAAAAATTAATTTAATGAAAGAAAGCGAAAAGGAAAGTGACTTACATGACATTGTCAATGATGTCGTATATGGCTATATAACAGATTCACCGTATTTTTAG
- a CDS encoding polysaccharide deacetylase family protein: MKKTSMFFLCILISLFPSQVLAVRNVPILIYHSIDEFKGHGSKELYVTPKNFEEQMMYLRDHGYTLLTFERWQDMHKVNKPIFITFDDGYKNNLNAFAIFQKLKNDRFKPTGTIFVISDFIGRSNRLSKSDIKMMADSGFFSIQSHTATHPDLTTITNYEYELMQSKDGIQKITGKPVIALAYPYGNFNEKVVEETKKYYLFGLTTTPEPFSEKGSKDELYLLPRIYIKYSTTLDDFIKIVEGE; the protein is encoded by the coding sequence ATGAAAAAGACATCTATGTTTTTCCTATGTATTCTTATCTCACTATTTCCATCACAAGTCCTAGCGGTGAGAAATGTACCAATTTTAATTTATCATTCAATCGATGAGTTTAAGGGACATGGTTCTAAAGAGTTATATGTAACCCCTAAGAATTTTGAGGAGCAAATGATGTATTTACGGGATCATGGCTATACTTTATTAACGTTTGAGCGATGGCAGGATATGCATAAAGTAAATAAACCGATTTTCATTACCTTTGATGATGGATATAAAAACAATCTTAATGCATTTGCTATCTTTCAAAAACTGAAAAATGACCGATTTAAACCTACTGGAACCATATTTGTTATTTCTGACTTTATTGGTCGTTCAAACCGATTATCGAAATCGGATATAAAAATGATGGCTGATTCGGGTTTCTTTTCAATCCAGTCTCATACAGCTACACATCCTGATTTGACGACAATAACAAATTATGAATATGAACTGATGCAGTCAAAGGATGGAATTCAAAAAATAACGGGAAAACCAGTGATTGCTTTAGCGTATCCATACGGAAATTTCAACGAGAAGGTTGTAGAAGAAACGAAGAAGTACTATTTGTTTGGACTTACGACTACTCCTGAACCATTTTCTGAAAAGGGGAGTAAAGATGAACTATATCTATTACCGCGAATTTATATAAAATATTCAACGACTCTTGATGATTTTATAAAGATAGTTGAAGGAGAATGA
- a CDS encoding YolD-like family protein has product MIRDRGRIKWTSMMLPEHVKLLRDWAKEDTYDQRREIDEQKLERMNDIISEAMEFGKSVTITHYRHQNYEIIIGNIHFWDDINQKLHIVDRFEEIHRIHISAIADVRFSMQ; this is encoded by the coding sequence ATGATTCGAGACAGGGGCAGAATAAAATGGACATCCATGATGCTCCCAGAACATGTAAAGCTATTAAGAGATTGGGCGAAGGAAGATACGTACGACCAAAGGCGGGAAATCGATGAACAAAAGCTTGAGAGGATGAATGACATTATTTCCGAGGCAATGGAATTTGGAAAAAGCGTTACAATTACTCACTATAGGCATCAAAATTACGAGATTATTATTGGAAATATTCATTTTTGGGATGATATTAATCAAAAGCTGCATATTGTAGATCGATTTGAGGAGATACACCGGATTCACATTTCTGCTATAGCGGATGTACGGTTTTCCATGCAGTAA
- a CDS encoding HD domain-containing protein, with product MIVADKIYGKFIIDGILEELIYSSPVQRLKGVYQGGSSYLVNQEWDVTRYEHSIGVMLLIKKFGGSLEEQMAGLLHDVSHTAFSHVIDFVFDNIEENYHEKIYHQIVTESEIPHILKKYGYDYKEILLDDSKWTLLEQPAPELCADRVDYTLRDMYHYGNITLEEIHHFFENLIIIDGKMYLKNIETAEWFVKTYYKEVIDYFMDPLNIYGYDFLAKTLKLALDKNIINLNTLLGTDKEVMLLLRSSDDKDIQSLIKRIHRRVQVKEDKNEYDLHRKNKMRLIDPSVLYENKLIRASKLSAYVKSIGEEAKKKSKNGMYVKIISN from the coding sequence GTGATCGTAGCAGATAAAATTTATGGGAAATTTATAATAGATGGAATTCTCGAAGAACTAATTTACAGTAGTCCTGTACAAAGATTAAAAGGTGTTTACCAAGGTGGATCAAGTTATTTAGTTAATCAGGAATGGGATGTTACAAGGTATGAACATTCTATCGGTGTAATGCTCTTAATCAAGAAATTCGGTGGCTCCCTAGAAGAACAAATGGCAGGATTGCTTCACGATGTATCACATACAGCATTTTCTCACGTTATTGATTTCGTATTTGACAATATTGAGGAGAATTACCACGAAAAAATTTATCATCAAATCGTTACTGAGTCTGAAATTCCTCATATCCTTAAGAAATACGGCTATGACTATAAAGAAATATTATTAGACGACTCCAAGTGGACATTACTTGAACAACCAGCACCTGAGTTATGTGCCGATCGAGTAGACTACACTCTCCGAGATATGTATCATTATGGAAACATCACATTGGAAGAGATTCATCATTTTTTCGAGAATTTAATAATAATAGATGGGAAAATGTATCTGAAGAATATCGAAACGGCTGAATGGTTTGTAAAAACTTATTATAAAGAAGTTATTGATTACTTCATGGATCCTTTGAATATATATGGCTATGATTTTTTAGCAAAAACTTTAAAATTAGCATTAGATAAAAATATTATTAACCTTAATACCTTGCTTGGAACAGATAAAGAAGTAATGCTCTTATTACGTTCATCTGATGACAAGGATATACAAAGTCTTATAAAACGAATTCATCGTAGAGTACAAGTAAAAGAAGATAAAAACGAATATGATTTACACCGTAAAAATAAAATGCGACTCATTGACCCTTCTGTCCTTTATGAAAATAAATTAATTAGAGCTTCAAAATTATCAGCATATGTTAAGAGTATCGGTGAAGAAGCTAAGAAAAAATCCAAAAACGGTATGTATGTAAAAATAATCTCTAACTAA
- a CDS encoding SOS response-associated peptidase: MCGRFTLTASFEQIIDRFDIEQFIEQDLFAPNYNVAPSQSVLAVVNDGSKNRLGFLRWGLIPSWANDEKIGYKMINARAESLKEKPSFRNAYMKRRCLIIADSFYEWKRHEDKTKTPMRIKLRTSELFAMAGLWEHWKSPQGKSVYSCTVITTTPNELVKDIHDRMPVILQPEDEKIWLDRSITAPSYLDGLLKPLDQDLMETYEVSTLVNSPKNNSPELIQKIC; this comes from the coding sequence ATGTGTGGCCGTTTTACTTTAACAGCTTCATTTGAACAAATTATTGATCGATTTGATATTGAACAATTTATCGAACAAGATTTATTTGCCCCGAATTATAATGTCGCTCCCTCACAATCTGTATTAGCAGTCGTTAATGATGGCAGCAAAAATCGCTTAGGCTTCTTAAGATGGGGATTAATTCCTTCATGGGCTAATGATGAGAAAATCGGTTATAAAATGATTAATGCAAGAGCTGAATCCTTAAAGGAGAAGCCTAGTTTCCGTAATGCTTATATGAAAAGACGCTGTTTAATAATTGCGGACAGTTTTTATGAATGGAAGCGTCATGAAGATAAGACGAAAACCCCGATGCGTATAAAACTGAGAACATCTGAACTTTTCGCAATGGCAGGTTTATGGGAGCACTGGAAATCTCCACAGGGGAAATCTGTTTATTCCTGTACTGTTATCACCACAACGCCAAATGAGCTTGTAAAAGATATACACGATCGCATGCCTGTTATTTTACAACCAGAAGATGAAAAAATATGGTTAGATCGTTCAATTACAGCCCCATCTTATCTTGATGGATTGCTTAAGCCTCTTGATCAGGACTTGATGGAGACGTATGAGGTATCTACGCTCGTGAATTCGCCGAAAAATAATTCGCCTGAGTTAATTCAGAAAATTTGCTAG
- a CDS encoding RNA polymerase sigma factor, whose protein sequence is MYVNRTECSIEELNENSFEDLIKQYHQQIYIYCYNILRNPHDAEDAAQEVFMKAYQSNRVEEINNHSAWLYKIAYNHCLNKIRRKTLIEFIPFTEKNRLKREVYHDQQSDFELNYILSNLKPKERAIIVLRIIEDKDFAEIATILDTSIPTARKRFERVKSKIQKLIERRIQDER, encoded by the coding sequence GTGTATGTAAACAGAACCGAGTGTAGTATCGAAGAGTTAAATGAGAATAGTTTCGAGGATCTAATAAAACAATATCATCAGCAAATCTATATTTATTGCTATAACATTTTGAGAAATCCTCATGATGCTGAAGATGCTGCACAAGAAGTATTTATGAAAGCATACCAGAGTAATAGGGTTGAAGAAATTAATAATCATAGTGCTTGGCTTTACAAAATTGCTTACAATCATTGTTTAAATAAAATCAGAAGAAAGACTTTAATTGAATTTATCCCCTTTACAGAAAAAAATAGGCTGAAAAGGGAAGTCTATCATGACCAGCAGAGCGACTTTGAATTAAATTACATACTGTCCAATTTAAAACCGAAGGAAAGAGCAATCATCGTTCTTAGAATTATTGAAGATAAAGATTTCGCTGAAATAGCTACGATTCTTGATACTAGTATTCCTACTGCTAGAAAGAGATTTGAAAGAGTAAAATCAAAAATACAAAAATTAATCGAAAGGAGAATACAAGATGAAAGATAA
- the tagU gene encoding polyisoprenyl-teichoic acid--peptidoglycan teichoic acid transferase TagU — MRSVKNKTWLHATGIIILFILIGTSIYGYSFYKSLTKSIETMHQPIDREKSVKRQEEITLTKKDPFSVLVLGVDEREGDRGRSDTIIVLTVNPNLNSVKILSIPRDTRTEIIGHSTVDKINHAYAFGGVEMSIATVESFLDIPIDYFIQINMEGFTEIINSVGGVTVNNDLEFTNVDQHFPKGEITLNGEQALSFSRMRYEDPRGDFGRQLRQRQIIQAVLKKGASISSLANYKEIFQALGNNIKTNLKFEEMIDIQKNYRTAVKTVEQSSINGSGTKIDSIYYFIVPDEEKERVQAEMKEHLK; from the coding sequence ATGAGATCTGTAAAGAATAAAACATGGCTTCACGCAACAGGAATAATTATTCTATTTATTTTAATAGGTACGAGTATTTATGGATATTCATTTTATAAATCTTTGACAAAATCGATTGAAACAATGCATCAGCCTATTGATCGGGAGAAATCAGTTAAAAGGCAAGAAGAAATAACACTGACCAAAAAAGATCCATTCTCTGTATTAGTGCTTGGTGTTGATGAACGCGAGGGAGATCGTGGACGTTCAGATACAATTATTGTATTGACAGTTAACCCTAATCTAAACTCTGTCAAGATTCTTAGCATCCCTCGAGATACAAGAACAGAGATAATAGGTCATAGTACAGTGGACAAAATCAATCATGCCTATGCATTTGGTGGAGTAGAAATGTCAATAGCAACAGTGGAGAGCTTTTTAGATATCCCTATTGATTATTTCATACAAATTAATATGGAGGGTTTTACAGAAATTATTAATTCTGTGGGCGGCGTAACTGTTAATAATGACTTAGAATTCACCAATGTAGATCAGCATTTTCCAAAAGGAGAAATAACGTTAAATGGGGAGCAAGCTTTATCGTTTTCGAGAATGAGATATGAAGATCCACGAGGAGATTTTGGCCGCCAGCTTAGACAGCGTCAAATCATTCAAGCCGTACTTAAGAAAGGAGCAAGCATCTCCTCATTAGCAAACTATAAAGAGATATTTCAAGCATTAGGAAATAATATAAAAACAAACCTAAAGTTTGAAGAGATGATAGACATTCAAAAAAATTATCGGACTGCAGTCAAAACCGTTGAACAATCCTCCATTAACGGAAGCGGGACAAAAATCGACAGCATTTACTATTTTATCGTCCCTGATGAGGAAAAAGAACGTGTTCAAGCTGAAATGAAAGAGCATTTAAAATAA
- a CDS encoding SDR family NAD(P)-dependent oxidoreductase, producing the protein MSERLKNKNIIITGASGGIGASMAALCAERGANLVLLARNDEKLGTLKADLERRFQVNVDVHKLDVSNTDEVEAVFSKVLEQLSSVDVLVNNAGYGIFREAYEAKIDDIKGMFAVNVVGLMACTSMVLPKMQQQGSGHIINIASQAGKIATPKSSVYSATKHAVLGYTNSLRMELSKHHIFVTAINPGPIETNFFTIADEKGTYVKNVKKFMLKPEYVAKKVVDAMLTPTREINLPRWMNAGSIVYALFPRLFERLGRRAFNQK; encoded by the coding sequence ATGTCAGAGCGTTTGAAAAATAAAAATATTATTATTACAGGAGCTTCAGGTGGAATCGGTGCGTCCATGGCGGCCCTTTGTGCGGAGAGAGGAGCAAATCTTGTTTTGCTCGCCCGAAACGATGAGAAGCTAGGTACACTGAAAGCTGATTTAGAAAGGCGTTTTCAAGTGAATGTAGATGTACATAAACTTGATGTTTCAAACACGGACGAGGTGGAGGCTGTCTTTTCAAAAGTTTTGGAGCAGCTAAGTTCAGTTGATGTTCTTGTTAACAATGCGGGGTACGGTATTTTTCGTGAAGCGTATGAGGCAAAAATTGACGATATTAAAGGAATGTTTGCTGTTAATGTTGTTGGCTTAATGGCTTGTACGAGTATGGTTTTGCCTAAAATGCAACAGCAGGGAAGCGGCCACATCATTAATATTGCCTCTCAGGCTGGTAAGATTGCTACACCGAAATCAAGTGTTTATTCCGCAACGAAGCATGCTGTCCTCGGTTACACGAACAGTCTTCGGATGGAGCTTTCCAAGCATCATATTTTTGTGACTGCCATTAATCCAGGTCCGATTGAAACGAATTTTTTTACGATTGCCGATGAAAAAGGAACATACGTTAAAAATGTAAAGAAATTTATGTTAAAGCCAGAATATGTGGCCAAAAAAGTGGTGGATGCAATGCTGACGCCTACTCGCGAAATTAATTTGCCGCGCTGGATGAATGCAGGCAGTATTGTGTATGCTCTTTTTCCGCGCTTGTTTGAGCGTCTTGGCAGAAGGGCTTTTAATCAAAAATAA
- a CDS encoding CDGSH iron-sulfur domain-containing protein: MSKVTIKVNDNGSYRITGDVELIDAEGNKFETKPAFSLCRCGLSSKAPFCDGTHKGQFESVVRAPKLEEE; this comes from the coding sequence ATGTCAAAGGTTACAATTAAGGTGAATGATAATGGCTCTTACCGTATTACGGGGGATGTTGAATTAATCGATGCTGAAGGCAATAAATTCGAAACAAAGCCAGCTTTCTCTCTATGCCGTTGTGGGTTGTCCTCCAAAGCTCCATTTTGTGATGGAACACATAAAGGTCAATTTGAATCAGTTGTTCGCGCGCCAAAGCTAGAAGAAGAGTAA
- a CDS encoding iron-sulfur cluster biosynthesis family protein: MQITITEEAAKKIKERMADKRGFLKLKYDTEGCGCVVSGVTALWLVPELDEDDREIKTNIGSIYIEKSKEVFLDEQLKIDYSEKANCFQLKSPNEYLNPRMSFFDRTIG; the protein is encoded by the coding sequence ATGCAAATCACCATAACCGAAGAAGCAGCAAAAAAGATCAAAGAGCGAATGGCAGATAAAAGAGGATTTTTAAAGCTTAAATACGATACAGAGGGCTGTGGATGTGTTGTAAGCGGGGTAACGGCTCTTTGGTTAGTTCCTGAATTGGATGAAGATGATCGAGAAATTAAAACGAATATAGGCAGTATTTATATAGAAAAATCAAAGGAAGTTTTTCTCGATGAACAATTAAAAATAGATTACTCAGAAAAGGCAAACTGCTTTCAATTGAAGAGTCCAAATGAGTACTTAAATCCAAGAATGAGCTTTTTTGATCGCACAATTGGTTAA
- a CDS encoding MBL fold metallo-hydrolase, whose amino-acid sequence MAEWKDGLAKLVIPTPFSVGDVNVYVVKGERLTLVDVGPKTEEAWEALNAQLKDLHLSPEDIEQVVLTHHHPDHAGLLDFFPQTLDVYGHRNNQRWLHRTDAFLKAHDEFYYDLFPRCGIPEQYLSFIDLMKKPLSFSCSRSLSGELKEGDIPPGLDSWTVIETPGHAQSHIGLFREKDGVFIGGDHLLAHISPNPLMEPPLPGKTKRPKPQVQYNESLKKLLQLPIQLCYSGHGDNIYHVHELIEKRLVRQHERALHVKKWLEEESLTVFEICQRLFPTVYKKEFSLTISETIAQLDYLHALGAISINKEGKAYLFSA is encoded by the coding sequence ATGGCAGAATGGAAAGATGGCCTTGCTAAATTAGTCATTCCGACACCTTTTTCTGTCGGTGATGTAAATGTCTATGTTGTGAAAGGGGAAAGGCTGACGCTTGTCGATGTTGGGCCAAAAACGGAAGAGGCTTGGGAGGCTTTGAATGCACAATTGAAAGATTTACATTTATCGCCTGAGGATATTGAGCAGGTTGTCCTTACTCACCACCATCCTGATCATGCTGGTCTTTTAGATTTTTTTCCGCAGACTTTGGATGTATATGGACATCGAAATAATCAAAGATGGTTACATCGTACGGATGCGTTTTTAAAAGCACATGATGAATTTTACTATGATCTTTTTCCTAGGTGTGGGATTCCGGAGCAATATTTATCGTTTATTGACTTGATGAAAAAGCCGCTGTCTTTTTCCTGCAGCCGTTCTCTTTCAGGTGAATTGAAGGAAGGGGACATCCCGCCAGGTCTTGACAGCTGGACGGTCATTGAAACACCTGGGCATGCTCAGAGTCATATCGGTTTATTCCGGGAAAAGGACGGCGTTTTTATTGGGGGAGATCATTTACTTGCTCATATCTCTCCGAATCCTTTAATGGAACCTCCTTTGCCCGGCAAAACAAAGCGTCCAAAACCGCAAGTGCAATATAATGAGTCTTTGAAAAAACTGCTGCAGCTACCAATACAGCTCTGTTATTCTGGACATGGCGATAATATTTATCATGTTCATGAACTTATCGAAAAAAGACTTGTCCGCCAGCATGAGCGCGCCTTGCATGTGAAAAAATGGCTGGAAGAAGAGTCCCTTACTGTTTTTGAAATTTGTCAGCGTCTTTTTCCAACAGTATATAAAAAAGAATTTTCCTTAACAATTTCTGAAACAATCGCACAGCTTGATTATTTGCATGCATTGGGAGCAATTAGTATAAATAAAGAGGGGAAAGCTTATCTTTTTTCTGCTTAG
- a CDS encoding Y-family DNA polymerase, with protein MIDYSTMPKKQILCVDIKSFYASCSAIMRGLDPLECYLVVAGNQERKGSVVLAASPRMKKEFGIKTGNRLYEIPDDPRIIVAEPKMATYLRVSTEITRVFNRYVPKEAIHTYSVDESFIKVDGALHLWGDAFTIACKIRDDLDREFQLPCAIGIGPNMLLSKLCLDLDAKRSGIAEWTYDDVQTKLWPVSPLREMWGIGRRVEKTLNGMGIFTVGQLAHYDLKQLEKKFGIMGNQLYHHAWGIDLSEIGAPIMEGQISFGKSQILLRDYKEEHEIKYVILEMCEEVARRTRKHRKAGRTISFGVGYSQDELGGGFYRSKTLDEPTNITMDIYRVCVQLFHKFYEGKTVRQISLSIGNLVDDNEMQLNLFDQNGWKKRELGYTVDHIRSKFGAEALLRAVSYTAAGTARHRATLVGGHKM; from the coding sequence ATGATTGATTACAGCACGATGCCAAAGAAACAGATTTTGTGTGTGGATATTAAGAGCTTCTATGCAAGCTGTTCCGCTATTATGCGCGGGCTCGATCCTCTTGAATGCTATCTCGTTGTTGCTGGAAATCAAGAGCGGAAGGGAAGTGTTGTTCTGGCAGCGTCACCAAGGATGAAAAAAGAATTCGGTATAAAGACAGGAAACCGTTTGTATGAAATTCCAGACGACCCGCGGATTATTGTAGCTGAGCCGAAAATGGCAACCTATTTAAGGGTTTCGACGGAAATTACCCGTGTTTTTAATCGTTATGTTCCAAAGGAAGCGATTCATACGTACAGTGTAGACGAGAGTTTTATTAAGGTGGATGGGGCTCTGCATCTTTGGGGGGATGCTTTCACAATTGCCTGTAAGATCAGGGATGATTTAGATCGGGAATTTCAGCTGCCATGCGCCATTGGAATCGGGCCTAATATGCTGCTTTCGAAGCTTTGTCTTGATTTGGATGCGAAAAGATCGGGGATTGCCGAATGGACATACGACGATGTCCAAACAAAATTATGGCCTGTTTCTCCTTTAAGGGAAATGTGGGGAATTGGGCGCCGTGTGGAAAAAACGCTGAATGGAATGGGGATCTTTACTGTTGGACAACTTGCTCATTATGATTTGAAGCAGCTTGAGAAGAAATTCGGCATCATGGGAAATCAGCTTTACCATCATGCATGGGGGATTGATCTTTCTGAAATCGGTGCACCGATAATGGAAGGGCAAATCAGTTTTGGGAAAAGTCAGATCTTGCTCAGGGATTATAAGGAAGAGCATGAAATTAAGTATGTCATCCTAGAGATGTGTGAGGAAGTGGCAAGAAGGACGCGTAAACATCGGAAAGCTGGAAGGACGATCAGTTTCGGTGTGGGTTACAGCCAAGATGAATTAGGCGGCGGCTTTTATCGTTCGAAAACGCTTGATGAGCCAACAAACATTACAATGGATATTTATCGTGTGTGTGTACAGCTTTTTCATAAATTTTATGAAGGAAAAACAGTGCGGCAAATTTCTCTTTCCATTGGCAATCTTGTTGATGACAATGAAATGCAGCTCAATCTTTTTGATCAAAATGGTTGGAAGAAGAGAGAGCTTGGCTATACTGTTGACCATATCCGATCGAAGTTTGGAGCGGAAGCACTTCTAAGAGCAGTCTCCTATACAGCTGCGGGAACGGCCAGACATAGAGCAACGCTTGTCGGCGGTCATAAAATGTAG